The genomic window TTCGCCCGTTCTGCCACTTGGAACGATGCGGTTGTGCTCCGCTTCCATCTGTAGGGCGCGGTCTGTCTGGCGATATGTAGATCGAACCGCTCGGCACCGTCCAACGGCATATCGCCCTGCGCAGCGGCGGCGGACCTTACCCCCGGTTCACGAGAACACGGGTGGCGGTTTACGCAGTTGATGCCAGCGTAACGGAGCGAAGGGGCTCGTAGACGTTCGGGGATCGGTGTCCGCACCAGGAGTACGGACACCGGGATGCTCACCCTCGCGGACAAGGGCCACGGCCTCGACGCTGACACCCGCTGCCGGAACACCATCCGGTCCGCGATACGCGCCCCAGCCGAACACGCGAACGCTCTGCAACGGATCAGCCTGTGCCCGTGGAGGATCGGGGCCGTCACTGCAGCGGCCCTCGTTCTTCCTCATCTACAAGCACCGGCCTGGTGAGGAAACCTCAGCGGAGTGTGCGGCCGATCCTTATTCGGTGTGCGCAACCAACTCCGCGCAACCGCGGCGGATCAACTCCAGGTAAGCCGGTAGGTCCCGCATCTGCGACGGGTCCGCGGTCACGCTCACGGCAAGTCTGTCCCCGATCGACGAGATCCGGTGGGCGACGCCGCCGGGGTCGACGAGGGTGCTCATCCCGAAGTTTGCGAACACCGGCGAACCACACAGCTGCCATCCGTCGGCCGGTCCCATCGGCACGTTCGTCACCAGCACGTGTGCACCGGTGATCGTGGACGATGTCTTCGGAAGCGCCTCGAACACTCGCACGGCCGTCCGGACGACGAACCCGGGCAGTCGTGGCGCCGACACCTCGGCGCGCACATTGGCCGGGCTCAGTTTGCGGTCGCGGTCGGTGCGTACCGCACGGTGCACGGCGTCGGCTCGCGCGACCGGATCCTCGATGCCGGCGTGTAGGTCGACGTATGCCGTCGTAAACCTGTTCCGGGTACCGGCGTCGAGCACGTCCCGGGTCGAGACCGGAACGGACGCCACGATCGGGCCTTCGATATCGCCGAGGTATGTGGCGAGCGCACCCCCGATCACGGTCAGCACGAGGTCGTTCACGGTGACGTCACCCATCCGGTGGGCTGCGCTGCGCAGTTCCGTGACACTGGAGAACACCGTGTCGACGACGCGGTCCGGGCCGAGTTTGCGGTTGATCGAGGTCCGCGGCAGCTGCGGCGGCGGGGATTTCCACAGCCCCTCCGCTTCCTCGGCTCGAACCTGCTTCTGGGCACGCACGAACCGGAGCAGGTCGACCGGCAGCCTGCCGAGCGTGACGGGCAGCATCGCGACCGCTTTCGCCATCGTGGCGAATCGTGACGTCGAGCCGGTCGGGGTGCACTCCGCAGCGATATCCGACGAGAACAGTGCTCGGGCGATCTCGGTGGCTCCCATGCCGTCGGCTACCGAATGGTGCATCTTCACGACCGCTACGTCCGACGGGTCGTCCCGGCCGTCGACGCCGCGCACACCCTGGATCAGGTGCACCTCCCACAGCGGCTTCGCCCAGTCGAACGGTTCGGCATGGATCGTCGGTAGCAGCACGCAGAGTTCGGCCCAGTCCTCGGCGGTGTGCACACGGATGTGGCGGTCCGGGGTGAACTGTGGATCGTCCGACCAGATCGGCAGTCCGATGTCGCCGAACGGTCTCACCATCCGCTGTCGGAGAGGCGCGAGGCTCGCCGCCCGATCCGCGATCCATCGGACGAGATCGCTCGCAGGTCGCCCGCTCGCTTCGAACGCGTAGGCGGACATCAATGTCTGTGGAGAGCAGGAGGTTTCGACGTACGCGAAGATTGCGTCGCGATACTCGACGGTACTCATGGGATCACACGTTCCCGAAATCGGAGTCGAACAAACAGCAGATCGAATCTATCCGAATGTGCGACCGGCTGCCCGGCAAGCGTTCAGCAGGGCGCAGGCACGTTCGCCGCGTAGACCGGGTCCAGCGCGGACTTCACGATGTGGACGGCGACCGGGTCCGTGGTGAGTTGCATGTGGTCCACCACCGCCGACGAGCACACGTCCTGCACCCAGGTGTTGTGCACGGTCGCGCCGGAACCGGCGGTGAGGAAGGTGTTCTCGGGTGGGCTCGAGATCTTGTCGTCCCGGCTGGCCACCACGGTGTAGTCGACACCCGGTTCGGTGTCTCCGCCCTCGTTCAGTGCGCGCAGGAACGGTGATCCGACCATCTGCTGGACGTACGACGGCCCGAGGATGCTGTTGAGCAGCGACACCACCGGGATACCGAACTTCTCGGCGACCGCACCCAGGTATTGGACGTCGCCGAACGTCGAACCGTGGTTGGTGGCCCCGAGCATGACGACCTTGCGGACCTTGTTCGCGCCGGGATCGGCCGGGTCGGCCCCGCCCTCGAACCGCAGGTATTGCCGAGCGACCACACCGCCCTGGGAGTGGCCGACGAGATCCACCTGGGCTGCCCCTGTCGCCGCGCGGACCTTTTCCACGAACGCGGACAGTTCCCGCGCGGATGCCGCGATGTCGGCGGTGCCGAGCATGTTCAGCAGGTCGACCGAGCCTGGGGGCATCCGGCCGTAGTCGAGAGCGAACACGCAGTACCCCTCGGCCGCGAGCGCCGGCGCCACCGTCTTCCATGTCGCGACGCTGCCCGCATTGGTGCCGTGCACCAGCACCACCGGCACCGGATGGGCGGCAGACGGGGCACACGACCAGTTGTTCGCGCCGGGAAGCGCATCCGCTGCCGGCTGCGCCGCCGCGATACCCGCGCTCACGATGGTCACCGCCCCCGCGAGCGCCGCACCGACAAGCGACTTCAACTTCGCCCTCATCGGAGCGCACACACAGGCGTCGAACGGAAAAGCATACGGCTCACAGTACCGATTCAGGTTGTACTCGAGCCGCGCCCACGCACCTACCGGCAAGTACGCGTCGGAGATCACATTTTCCTGCGCCGGCACCGGCAGCGCATCGTCGGCCATCGCGCTCACGGAATCGGACGAGCCTCACGTTCAAGACGAAGCAGGCGCCAATCGTAGCGTCGCTCAACAGGATCCCACGTTCGTGCCGGGAAGTACCGAACGAAGTAGTTGACCATCGACAGGACGACGTGCACGCGTGCCGCGAGCTGCAGATCCGCGCGCCCCCGCTCCCGGACGGTCGTCACCACCGACCGCGTGTAGCGGTAGTAGGCGCGTGGCGGGTCGAGGAGCCTGCGCCCGGACACCTGCGCGGCCATCGCCGGCGACAGCATGGTCCGGTACCCGGATTCGACCAGCGCCCACGCGAGATCCACGTCCTCCCAGATCCCCGGGGCGGTGTTCACCGCACCACGCACCGACATCCACGCCTTGCGGCGAATTGCCATGTTCGAACCGACGATGGTTGCGAACTGCACCGGCTCACACCGCTTCCGTTCCGCGGGGTCGTCGACGTAGTACCGGACGAACGGATCGAACCTGAATCGCGGCATGTCGAAGTGGATCATCGCCCCGGTCACCGCGGCAACGTCCTCGTCGGCGGCCTCGAAGAAGGACGCCACCGCGTCGAACCAGCCCGGCTCGATCAGGGCATCGGCATCGATCCTCGCGATGATCTCCCCTGTCGCGGCATCGAAACCGGCGTTGCGCGCGTGCACGGTCCCCTGCACCGGGACATCGATCACCCGGATCGGTAGATGCGCCGCGTACTCCTCGACGATCGCGCGGGTGCGGTCGGTCGAGTTGTTGTCACATACGAGAACCTCGTGCACGGCATCCCGTTGCACGAGGACACGATCGAGCGCACGAGCGATCGTCGCTTCCTCGTTGAAAACCGGGATGACCAGGGAAATCTGCACGGCCGGGAGCGTATACCAGAAAACCGACCGACTCGCATGGAACGACGAAAGTCAGGCCATTCGTCCCTATTTCGACGAAACGGGCAATACGGATGACCGGGTGGTGGTATCGCCGACCGCGACACCACCACCCGGTACGGGATTCACTCTCCCGCGGAACCGCTCAGCGCCGTCACCGCGTCCGCCCAGTACCGTCCGAGTTCGGCGACGGCGTCGGCGTCGAGGACGCCGGGCGGGTAGGAGACGTAGGCCGTGAGTTGCTGCCCCTCGCCGGTGTCGGTGACGACGGACTGCATGTCCAGCACCGCCTGCGCCGGCATGCGGTTGGCGGTGCCGGCCCCCAGATCGGGGGTGTCGAAGTCCGGGACCCAGCCGAGACCGCGGGCCTCGTCGGGGATCTCGGCGGCGTCGACGCGTCCGATGTAGTTGAACACGATCTGCGGTTCCGGGAACGCCCCCAGCACGGCCTTCGACTCGGGATCGAGGTACCGGAGCATGCCGTAGCCGATGCCGCGATCCGGTAACTGCGCCAACTGGTTTCGCACCACCGACACGGCCGTCGAGGCCGCCGCACCGCCGACGAAGGCGTCGTCGATGTCGATACCGGCGAGATCGAGCCGGGCCGGGTACATCGACGTGAACCAGCCGACGGTCCGGGACAGATCGGCCCCGGCCACCACCGATTCCTCGCGGCCGTGGCCCTCGAGGGTGACCACCGTGGCCGTCGCGTCGACGCCACGCGCACGCCGCCAGCGGGTGACCGCCAGTGCGAGCGCCGCCCCGAGCACGTCCCGGACGTCGCCGCCGAGCTGTGTCGGCGTCGCCGCCAGCAGTCGCTCGGTCGCCGCCACCGGCACCGTGAACTGCGTCCGCGTCACCGTGTCCGCCCGGTCCACCGTCAGGTCGAGGGCCCGCGAGCCCAGCAACGGATC from Prescottella sp. R16 includes these protein-coding regions:
- a CDS encoding glycosyltransferase family A protein; the protein is MQISLVIPVFNEEATIARALDRVLVQRDAVHEVLVCDNNSTDRTRAIVEEYAAHLPIRVIDVPVQGTVHARNAGFDAATGEIIARIDADALIEPGWFDAVASFFEAADEDVAAVTGAMIHFDMPRFRFDPFVRYYVDDPAERKRCEPVQFATIVGSNMAIRRKAWMSVRGAVNTAPGIWEDVDLAWALVESGYRTMLSPAMAAQVSGRRLLDPPRAYYRYTRSVVTTVRERGRADLQLAARVHVVLSMVNYFVRYFPARTWDPVERRYDWRLLRLEREARPIP
- a CDS encoding triacylglycerol lipase; this translates as MKSLVGAALAGAVTIVSAGIAAAQPAADALPGANNWSCAPSAAHPVPVVLVHGTNAGSVATWKTVAPALAAEGYCVFALDYGRMPPGSVDLLNMLGTADIAASARELSAFVEKVRAATGAAQVDLVGHSQGGVVARQYLRFEGGADPADPGANKVRKVVMLGATNHGSTFGDVQYLGAVAEKFGIPVVSLLNSILGPSYVQQMVGSPFLRALNEGGDTEPGVDYTVVASRDDKISSPPENTFLTAGSGATVHNTWVQDVCSSAVVDHMQLTTDPVAVHIVKSALDPVYAANVPAPC
- a CDS encoding wax ester/triacylglycerol synthase domain-containing protein, which translates into the protein MSTVEYRDAIFAYVETSCSPQTLMSAYAFEASGRPASDLVRWIADRAASLAPLRQRMVRPFGDIGLPIWSDDPQFTPDRHIRVHTAEDWAELCVLLPTIHAEPFDWAKPLWEVHLIQGVRGVDGRDDPSDVAVVKMHHSVADGMGATEIARALFSSDIAAECTPTGSTSRFATMAKAVAMLPVTLGRLPVDLLRFVRAQKQVRAEEAEGLWKSPPPQLPRTSINRKLGPDRVVDTVFSSVTELRSAAHRMGDVTVNDLVLTVIGGALATYLGDIEGPIVASVPVSTRDVLDAGTRNRFTTAYVDLHAGIEDPVARADAVHRAVRTDRDRKLSPANVRAEVSAPRLPGFVVRTAVRVFEALPKTSSTITGAHVLVTNVPMGPADGWQLCGSPVFANFGMSTLVDPGGVAHRISSIGDRLAVSVTADPSQMRDLPAYLELIRRGCAELVAHTE